Proteins from a genomic interval of Stenotrophomonas sp. 24(2023):
- a CDS encoding glycoside hydrolase family protein, with protein sequence MSGAAPAVRGLPVRRLAAALVLSAAGLIAIVEHEGYTDTAVVPTRNDRPTYGFGSTFREDGTPVAIGDRTTPVRALRTVQAHLAGEEQQFRASLPGVALSQDEYDVYVDFLYQYGIGNWRNSSMRRHLLQGDYRQACDALLLWRRAGGYDCSTQVQGKPNTVCWGVWQRQQQRHARCLQAQ encoded by the coding sequence ATGAGCGGCGCGGCGCCAGCGGTGCGGGGCCTGCCGGTCCGGCGCCTGGCAGCGGCGCTGGTGCTCAGTGCCGCCGGGCTCATCGCCATCGTCGAGCACGAAGGCTATACCGATACCGCGGTGGTACCGACGCGCAATGACCGCCCCACCTACGGGTTCGGCTCCACGTTCCGCGAGGATGGCACGCCGGTGGCGATCGGCGACCGCACCACGCCGGTGCGCGCGCTGCGCACGGTGCAGGCCCACCTGGCCGGCGAAGAGCAGCAGTTCCGGGCTTCGCTGCCGGGTGTTGCGCTGAGCCAGGACGAATACGACGTCTACGTGGATTTCCTCTACCAGTACGGCATCGGCAACTGGCGCAACTCTTCCATGCGCCGGCACCTGCTGCAGGGCGACTACCGGCAGGCCTGTGACGCGCTGTTGCTGTGGCGGCGTGCGGGCGGCTACGACTGCTCAACGCAGGTGCAGGGCAAACCCAACACGGTGTGCTGGGGGGTCTGGCAGCGGCAGCAGCAGCGCCACGCACGCTGCCTTCAGGCGCAGTGA
- a CDS encoding YdaS family helix-turn-helix protein → MNLIDYAISQGGYGTPSCPVLRRVAGRTGCAPRTLYLIARGHKLPGARLCRRIELETAGAVAREELRPDVFGPAPSPPAVRPPSSP, encoded by the coding sequence ATGAACCTCATCGACTACGCCATTTCACAAGGGGGCTATGGCACCCCCAGCTGTCCCGTCCTGCGCCGTGTTGCCGGCCGTACCGGCTGCGCGCCGCGCACCCTCTACCTGATCGCCCGCGGCCACAAGCTGCCCGGTGCGCGCCTGTGCCGTCGCATTGAACTGGAAACCGCCGGCGCGGTTGCCCGCGAGGAACTGCGGCCGGATGTGTTCGGCCCCGCGCCATCGCCGCCTGCCGTCCGGCCGCCGTCTTCCCCATGA
- a CDS encoding VOC family protein, which yields MFSHVVVGSNDLERSRRFYDALFATLGGPAGTVDEKGRLVYIKEGRMFVVTLPIDGQQACHANGGTIGFTIATPQQVDAWQQAAVDQGGTAIEDPPGVRAAPGRRLYLAYVRDPDGNKLCGVHLLG from the coding sequence ATGTTCAGCCACGTTGTCGTGGGGTCCAATGACCTGGAGCGTTCGCGCCGCTTCTATGACGCACTGTTCGCCACGCTGGGCGGGCCAGCCGGTACCGTTGATGAGAAGGGGCGCTTGGTCTACATCAAGGAGGGCCGCATGTTCGTGGTGACGTTGCCCATCGATGGCCAGCAGGCCTGCCATGCCAACGGTGGCACCATCGGTTTCACCATCGCCACGCCACAGCAGGTCGATGCCTGGCAACAGGCTGCGGTGGACCAGGGGGGCACGGCCATTGAAGACCCGCCGGGTGTGCGCGCTGCGCCGGGGCGCCGGTTGTACCTGGCCTATGTGCGCGATCCCGACGGCAACAAGCTATGTGGCGTGCATCTGCTGGGCTGA
- the queC gene encoding 7-cyano-7-deazaguanine synthase QueC produces MKKAVVLLSGGMDSAAVIAMAQEQGFAVHALSVRYGQRHTSELDAAARVAKAQGVVAHKTVDVDLRSIGGSALTDDIDVPEAGGEGIPVTYVPARNTIMLSLALGWAEVIGANDIFCGVNAVDYSGYPDCRPEFIAAFQALANLATKAGVEGAGIQVHAPLQFLSKAQIVSEGVRLGVDFGLTVSCYNADANGAACGHCDACRLRAQGFADAGVADPTLYA; encoded by the coding sequence ATGAAGAAGGCAGTCGTGCTTCTTTCCGGCGGCATGGATTCAGCCGCCGTCATCGCCATGGCCCAGGAACAGGGCTTTGCCGTGCATGCGCTCAGCGTGCGCTACGGCCAGCGCCACACCTCCGAACTGGATGCCGCCGCCCGCGTGGCCAAGGCCCAGGGCGTGGTCGCGCACAAGACCGTGGACGTGGACCTGCGCAGCATCGGCGGCTCGGCCCTGACCGATGACATCGACGTGCCCGAAGCGGGCGGCGAGGGCATCCCGGTCACCTACGTGCCGGCGCGCAACACCATCATGCTGTCGCTGGCGCTGGGCTGGGCCGAGGTGATCGGCGCCAATGACATCTTCTGTGGCGTCAACGCCGTGGACTATTCCGGCTACCCGGATTGCCGCCCGGAATTCATCGCCGCGTTCCAGGCGCTGGCCAACCTGGCCACCAAGGCCGGCGTGGAAGGCGCGGGCATCCAGGTGCATGCGCCGCTGCAGTTCCTGAGCAAGGCGCAGATCGTCAGCGAAGGCGTTCGCCTGGGCGTGGATTTCGGCCTCACGGTGTCCTGCTACAACGCCGATGCCAATGGCGCGGCCTGTGGCCACTGCGATGCCTGCCGCCTGCGTGCGCAGGGCTTCGCCGATGCCGGTGTGGCCGACCCGACGCTGTACGCCTGA
- the queE gene encoding 7-carboxy-7-deazaguanine synthase QueE yields the protein MNAVTPSNAAATPSEIVQSPLPRLKITEIFTSLQGEADTAGWPTVFVRLTGCPLRCQYCDTAYAFHGGTWWDIDDIVAEVLAQGVRHVCVTGGEPLAQKRCLVLLQKLCDAGMDVSLETSGALDVSAVDPRVSRVVDIKTPGSAEAARNRLENLPLLTARDQIKFVICSRADYEWAKAMLVEHALVKRCTVFFSPSKGEITARELADWIVEDRLPVRFQMQLHKILWNDEPGR from the coding sequence ATGAACGCCGTCACTCCGTCCAATGCCGCCGCCACGCCCAGCGAGATCGTGCAGTCGCCGCTGCCGCGCCTGAAGATCACCGAGATCTTCACGTCGCTGCAGGGCGAAGCCGATACCGCCGGCTGGCCGACCGTGTTCGTGCGCCTGACCGGCTGCCCGCTGCGCTGCCAGTACTGCGATACGGCCTATGCCTTCCACGGCGGCACCTGGTGGGACATCGACGACATCGTGGCCGAAGTGCTGGCGCAGGGCGTGCGCCACGTCTGCGTGACCGGCGGCGAGCCGCTGGCGCAGAAGCGCTGCCTGGTGCTGCTGCAGAAGCTCTGTGACGCCGGCATGGACGTCTCGCTGGAAACCTCCGGCGCGCTGGACGTCAGCGCCGTGGACCCGCGCGTATCGCGCGTGGTGGACATCAAGACCCCCGGCTCGGCCGAAGCGGCGCGCAACCGGCTGGAGAACCTGCCGCTGCTGACCGCGCGCGACCAGATCAAGTTCGTCATCTGCAGCCGCGCCGACTACGAGTGGGCCAAGGCCATGCTGGTCGAGCACGCGCTGGTGAAGCGCTGCACCGTGTTCTTCTCGCCCAGCAAGGGCGAGATCACCGCGCGCGAACTTGCCGACTGGATCGTCGAGGACCGCCTGCCGGTGCGCTTCCAGATGCAGCTGCACAAGATTCTGTGGAACGACGAGCCCGGCCGTTGA
- the ybgF gene encoding tol-pal system protein YbgF, with amino-acid sequence MRIGITLMLVVAAALVAAAPAQAQRQSLADRVGALEQQMYNNSANQDLLNQINQLRQQVERMQGTIEQLQHDNAQSQQSAKDLYMDLDSRLNRLEGGNAPALPPVPTGAPAVAPATAPKATPAPGKQPTAAATSERPPSVHGDAGSLATTGDERTAYNVAFDALKAGKYDDSSQLFLSFLELYPNGVYAPNALYWLGESYYATRNFPMAETQFRELISRYPTHDKAAGGLLKVGLSQYGEGKPDQAQQTLEQVVSKYPGSDAARTAQDRLQSIRLGQQIR; translated from the coding sequence ATGCGCATCGGCATCACACTGATGCTGGTCGTTGCGGCAGCCCTCGTGGCTGCCGCACCGGCGCAGGCGCAGCGGCAGAGCCTTGCCGACCGCGTGGGCGCCCTCGAACAGCAGATGTACAACAACAGTGCCAACCAGGACCTGTTGAACCAGATCAACCAGCTGCGCCAGCAGGTCGAGCGCATGCAGGGCACGATCGAGCAGCTGCAGCATGACAATGCCCAGTCCCAGCAGTCCGCCAAGGATCTGTACATGGACCTGGACAGTCGCCTGAACCGGCTGGAAGGGGGCAATGCCCCGGCACTGCCGCCTGTTCCGACGGGTGCACCTGCCGTCGCCCCGGCCACGGCGCCGAAGGCCACCCCGGCGCCCGGCAAGCAGCCCACCGCAGCGGCCACTTCCGAGCGGCCGCCTTCCGTCCACGGGGATGCCGGCAGCCTGGCCACGACCGGCGATGAGCGCACGGCCTACAACGTCGCCTTCGATGCACTCAAGGCCGGCAAGTACGACGACTCCTCGCAGCTGTTCCTGAGTTTCCTGGAGCTCTACCCCAACGGCGTCTATGCCCCCAATGCGCTGTACTGGCTGGGCGAAAGCTACTACGCCACCCGCAATTTCCCGATGGCCGAGACCCAGTTCCGCGAACTGATCTCGCGCTATCCGACCCACGACAAGGCCGCCGGTGGCCTGTTGAAGGTCGGCCTTTCGCAGTACGGCGAGGGCAAGCCCGACCAGGCCCAGCAGACGCTGGAGCAGGTCGTGTCGAAGTATCCCGGCTCGGACGCCGCCCGCACCGCGCAGGACCGCCTGCAGTCGATCCGGCTCGGTCAGCAGATCCGCTGA
- the pal gene encoding peptidoglycan-associated lipoprotein Pal, whose protein sequence is MNKSTRVLLVSLMSVAVLAGCSKKVKEEPVAPVDTGTSTTTPTAPTTSGLYGPGDLDTDACLRQRVVYFDFDQDSVKPEFQAIMACHAKYLRDRPSSRITLQGHTDERGSRAYNQALGERRGNGVNSALQANGGSASQLTVVSYGEERPVCTESNEACWSQNRRVEIVYTAQ, encoded by the coding sequence ATGAACAAGTCCACCCGTGTTCTGCTTGTTTCCCTGATGTCCGTGGCCGTCCTGGCCGGCTGCTCGAAGAAGGTGAAGGAAGAACCGGTAGCCCCGGTCGATACCGGCACCTCGACCACCACCCCGACCGCCCCGACCACCTCGGGTCTGTATGGCCCGGGCGATCTGGACACCGATGCCTGCCTGCGCCAGCGCGTTGTGTACTTCGACTTCGACCAGGATTCGGTCAAGCCGGAGTTCCAGGCCATCATGGCCTGCCACGCCAAGTACCTGCGTGACCGTCCGTCCTCGCGCATCACCCTGCAGGGCCACACCGACGAGCGCGGTTCGCGCGCGTACAACCAGGCCCTGGGCGAGCGTCGTGGCAATGGCGTGAACTCGGCCCTGCAGGCCAACGGTGGTTCGGCTTCGCAGCTGACCGTCGTGTCCTACGGTGAAGAGCGTCCGGTCTGCACCGAGTCGAACGAGGCTTGCTGGTCGCAGAACCGTCGCGTCGAAATCGTCTACACCGCGCAGTAA
- the tolB gene encoding Tol-Pal system beta propeller repeat protein TolB yields the protein MKKMPRWLAVFAALLLPFAAVAQQRGLDIDIIGGNASALPITVVPMPYQGSAGAPQTDVAAVVRADLDRSGQFRTLPEAQIVEKPARGGDIQFATWRALKQNYIVVGRVIDAGAGAYRVEYELFDVPKGERLLGLAMTARGNAMRDVAHQMADAIYEKITGVRGAFWTRIAYVTASGKGDAMRYALMVADSDGFNPQTIVRSAEPLLSPSWSPDGGKLAYVSFERGNSAIYIQNIATGARELVTSFRGINSAPSFSPDGSKLALTLSRSGNPEIYVMDLGSKQLTQLTNHFAIDTEPTWAPDGSAVYFTSDRGGRPQVYKVGAGGGSAERVTFQGNYNAKPSVSFDGKKIAVAQGSGNTYKIAVMDSSLGSPRWSTLSTGSLDESPSFAPNASMVLYAAREGGRGVLYAVSSDARVRQRLVLADGDVREPAWGPYRTKR from the coding sequence ATGAAGAAGATGCCCCGCTGGCTTGCCGTGTTCGCGGCCCTGTTGCTGCCCTTCGCTGCCGTCGCGCAGCAGAGGGGCCTGGATATCGACATCATCGGTGGCAATGCCTCCGCGTTGCCGATCACCGTCGTCCCGATGCCTTACCAGGGGTCGGCCGGCGCCCCGCAGACCGACGTGGCCGCGGTGGTCCGCGCCGATCTGGACCGTTCCGGCCAGTTCCGCACGCTGCCTGAAGCGCAGATCGTGGAAAAGCCCGCCCGTGGTGGCGACATCCAGTTCGCCACCTGGCGCGCGCTGAAGCAGAACTACATCGTGGTCGGCCGCGTGATCGACGCCGGTGCCGGCGCCTACCGCGTGGAGTACGAGCTGTTCGATGTGCCCAAGGGCGAGCGCCTGCTGGGCCTGGCGATGACCGCCCGCGGCAACGCCATGCGCGATGTCGCCCACCAGATGGCCGATGCCATCTATGAAAAGATCACCGGCGTGCGTGGCGCCTTCTGGACCCGCATCGCCTACGTGACCGCCAGCGGCAAGGGCGATGCCATGCGCTATGCGCTGATGGTCGCCGATTCGGACGGCTTCAATCCGCAGACCATCGTCCGCTCGGCCGAGCCGCTGCTGTCGCCGTCGTGGAGCCCGGATGGCGGCAAGCTGGCCTACGTCAGCTTCGAGCGTGGCAATTCGGCCATCTACATCCAGAACATCGCCACCGGCGCCCGTGAGCTGGTCACCAGCTTCCGCGGCATCAACAGCGCCCCGTCGTTCTCCCCGGACGGCAGCAAGCTGGCCCTGACCCTGTCGCGCTCGGGCAACCCGGAAATCTACGTGATGGACCTGGGCAGCAAGCAGTTGACCCAGCTGACCAACCACTTCGCCATCGACACCGAGCCGACCTGGGCGCCGGACGGCAGCGCGGTGTACTTCACGTCCGACCGTGGTGGCCGCCCGCAGGTCTACAAGGTCGGTGCCGGTGGTGGCAGCGCCGAGCGCGTGACCTTCCAGGGCAACTACAACGCCAAGCCCTCGGTGTCCTTCGACGGCAAGAAGATCGCCGTGGCCCAGGGGTCCGGCAACACCTACAAGATTGCGGTCATGGACAGTTCGCTGGGCTCGCCCCGCTGGAGCACCCTGTCCACCGGATCGCTCGATGAGTCGCCGAGCTTCGCGCCCAACGCGAGCATGGTGCTGTACGCCGCCCGCGAGGGTGGCCGTGGTGTGCTGTACGCGGTGTCCTCCGATGCCCGCGTGCGTCAGCGCCTGGTCCTGGCCGACGGGGATGTACGCGAGCCCGCGTGGGGCCCCTACCGTACCAAGCGCTAA
- the tolA gene encoding cell envelope integrity protein TolA, with product MHADALPPPHKQEPGWGLPLALAVLVHLLVALVFIVAWLWSPQRHTEAAAGDPVEASLELSAAEAAAARQALRQSEKLEDLPTPVAEPVPVPEDTIPPPQPVPEPRPQDAPTPQQSQAQERIAQPDTKDQDAANALAISQEKAKQEQEAKRRQEQIDLTERKRQEEAEQKQRLAKQQEADQKKKIAEQEKQAADKAEADRQKKIAEIRAKREQAEKEAKLAEQKLRQVAAARNAAGASPAGATGAAQPAAGGGGTSDDLAAKYAAAIQQKVLSQWVRPDTVPLGQRCQITITQVPGGTVLQAKVGGNCPYDEAGKRSIEAAVLNAQPLPYRGFESVFARTINFTFTAQDH from the coding sequence ATGCACGCTGACGCACTGCCCCCGCCGCACAAGCAGGAACCGGGCTGGGGCCTGCCCCTGGCGCTGGCCGTGCTGGTGCACCTGCTGGTCGCGCTGGTGTTCATCGTGGCCTGGCTGTGGTCGCCGCAGCGCCACACCGAAGCGGCCGCCGGTGATCCGGTCGAGGCCAGCCTGGAACTGTCGGCTGCCGAGGCCGCCGCCGCCCGCCAGGCCCTGCGCCAGTCGGAAAAGCTGGAGGATCTGCCGACCCCGGTCGCCGAGCCGGTGCCGGTGCCGGAAGACACCATTCCGCCCCCGCAGCCGGTTCCCGAGCCGCGGCCGCAGGATGCCCCGACCCCGCAGCAGAGCCAGGCCCAGGAACGCATCGCCCAGCCCGATACCAAGGACCAGGACGCCGCCAATGCCCTGGCCATTTCCCAGGAAAAGGCCAAGCAGGAGCAGGAGGCCAAGCGCCGCCAGGAACAGATCGACCTGACCGAGCGCAAGCGCCAGGAAGAGGCCGAACAGAAGCAGCGCCTGGCCAAGCAGCAGGAAGCGGACCAGAAAAAGAAGATCGCCGAGCAGGAAAAGCAGGCCGCCGACAAGGCCGAAGCCGACCGGCAGAAGAAGATCGCCGAGATCCGGGCCAAGCGCGAACAGGCCGAGAAGGAAGCCAAGCTGGCCGAGCAGAAGCTGCGCCAGGTGGCCGCCGCCCGCAACGCCGCCGGGGCCAGCCCTGCCGGTGCGACCGGTGCGGCCCAGCCGGCGGCCGGCGGCGGTGGCACCAGCGATGACCTGGCGGCCAAGTATGCCGCGGCCATCCAGCAGAAGGTGCTGTCGCAGTGGGTACGGCCGGATACGGTGCCGCTGGGCCAGCGCTGCCAGATCACCATCACCCAGGTGCCGGGTGGCACGGTGCTGCAGGCCAAGGTGGGCGGCAACTGCCCCTATGACGAGGCCGGCAAGCGCTCGATCGAGGCGGCGGTGCTCAATGCCCAGCCGCTGCCGTACCGGGGCTTCGAGTCGGTCTTCGCCCGCACGATCAACTTCACCTTTACCGCCCAGGACCATTGA
- the tolR gene encoding protein TolR, translating into MSAAIGRRKRRKLKSEINVVPYIDVMLVLLIIFMVTAPLLTLSFDVDLPQSNAKALESKQDPIIVSVRQDGQLSLKLPDAKEPAAMDAQELQGRLSGIAAQDKSVRVIVAADRAVAYEKVIAAMDVIKRANVDKVGLATDAR; encoded by the coding sequence ATGTCCGCTGCCATCGGCCGCCGCAAGCGCCGCAAGCTGAAATCGGAAATCAACGTCGTTCCCTACATCGACGTGATGCTGGTGCTGCTGATCATCTTCATGGTCACCGCGCCGTTGTTGACCCTGAGTTTCGACGTGGATCTGCCCCAGTCCAACGCCAAGGCGCTGGAAAGCAAGCAGGACCCGATCATCGTCTCGGTCCGCCAGGACGGGCAGCTGAGCCTGAAGCTGCCCGATGCCAAGGAACCGGCTGCGATGGATGCCCAGGAACTGCAGGGCCGCCTGAGCGGTATCGCCGCCCAGGACAAGAGCGTGCGGGTGATCGTTGCCGCCGACCGCGCCGTGGCCTATGAAAAGGTCATCGCCGCCATGGACGTCATCAAGCGCGCCAACGTGGACAAGGTAGGCCTGGCCACCGATGCACGCTGA
- the tolQ gene encoding protein TolQ, with protein MIATLLALQATVTEALPADVTNAATQTLAGATHGGGINYLELMVKASLPVKIIVLLLLAGSFISWVIIFRKARVFKQATREADEFENRFWSGADLGKLYSSATDRNRSVGGLEAIFEAGFREFSRLRDRRRLDGRAQLEGAQRAMRTTYTREVDQLERNLELLANIGSTAPYVGLVGTVFGIMVTMHDMISSGAQAGIASVAPGISEALFATAIGLFVAIPAVWAYNRFTTRVERMSVRFETFAEEFSSILQRQTAGDE; from the coding sequence ATGATCGCAACGCTCCTGGCCCTGCAGGCCACGGTCACCGAGGCACTGCCGGCGGATGTCACCAACGCCGCGACCCAGACCCTTGCCGGGGCCACCCACGGCGGCGGCATCAACTACCTCGAACTGATGGTCAAGGCCAGCCTGCCGGTGAAGATCATCGTGCTGCTGCTGCTGGCCGGCTCGTTCATCAGCTGGGTGATCATTTTCCGCAAGGCCCGCGTGTTCAAGCAGGCCACCCGCGAAGCCGACGAGTTCGAGAACCGCTTCTGGTCCGGTGCCGACCTGGGCAAGCTGTACAGCTCGGCCACCGACCGCAACCGCAGCGTGGGCGGCCTGGAAGCCATCTTCGAAGCCGGCTTCCGTGAGTTCAGCCGTCTGCGCGACCGCCGCCGGCTGGACGGCCGTGCGCAGCTGGAAGGCGCGCAGCGTGCCATGCGCACCACCTACACCCGCGAAGTGGACCAGCTGGAGCGCAACCTGGAACTGCTGGCCAACATCGGTTCCACCGCCCCGTACGTGGGCCTGGTGGGCACGGTGTTCGGCATCATGGTGACCATGCACGACATGATCAGCAGCGGCGCCCAGGCCGGCATCGCCTCGGTCGCGCCGGGTATTTCCGAAGCCCTGTTCGCCACCGCCATCGGCCTGTTCGTGGCCATCCCGGCAGTGTGGGCCTACAACCGCTTCACCACCCGCGTCGAGCGCATGTCGGTGCGTTTCGAGACCTTCGCCGAAGAGTTCAGCTCGATCCTGCAGCGCCAGACCGCTGGCGACGAGTAA
- the ybgC gene encoding tol-pal system-associated acyl-CoA thioesterase yields MNMVESRFSWPTRIYWEDTDAGGVVYHARYVAFLERARTEWMRSLGLGQDDLRREFGLIYAVRAMQMDFLKPARLDDVLQVGATLVQLKRASMAFEQQVLCQGQLLLTAQVRIAALDAATFRPRGMGDNVLAALTPHLHPESEH; encoded by the coding sequence ATGAACATGGTTGAGTCCCGGTTCAGTTGGCCGACACGCATTTACTGGGAAGATACCGACGCCGGTGGCGTGGTCTACCACGCCCGCTACGTGGCGTTCCTGGAACGGGCGCGGACCGAATGGATGCGTTCGCTCGGTCTGGGCCAGGACGACCTGCGGCGTGAGTTCGGGCTGATCTATGCGGTCCGTGCCATGCAGATGGACTTCCTCAAGCCGGCCCGGCTCGATGATGTCCTGCAGGTCGGCGCGACCCTGGTCCAGCTCAAGCGCGCCAGCATGGCCTTCGAACAGCAGGTGCTGTGCCAGGGCCAGCTGCTGCTGACGGCCCAGGTCCGCATCGCCGCACTGGATGCGGCAACCTTCCGCCCGCGTGGCATGGGCGACAACGTCCTTGCCGCGCTGACACCCCACCTCCACCCCGAATCCGAACACTGA
- the ruvB gene encoding Holliday junction branch migration DNA helicase RuvB, with product MTDDRIIGAGATREDDAADASIRPKRLADYLGQAPVREQMDIYIAAAKARGDALDHVLIFGPPGLGKTTLSHVIANELGVALRVTSGPVIEKAGDLAALLTNLQPHDVLFIDEIHRLSPVVEEVLYPAMEDFQIDIMIGEGPAARSIKIDLPPFTLIGATTRAGLLTAPLRDRFGIVQRLEFYSVEELTRIVRRSAAILGIDCTAEGAAEIARRARGTPRIANRLLRRVRDYAQVKAGGHIDEPVAQAAMQMLKVDPEGFDELDRRLLRTMVDYFDGGPVGIESLAAALSEERGTLEDVVEPYLIQQGFLVRTARGRMATHKAYRHMGLKPRAAPTDLFAGQDEHG from the coding sequence ATGACCGACGACCGCATCATCGGCGCCGGCGCCACCCGCGAGGATGACGCCGCCGACGCCAGCATCCGCCCCAAGCGCCTTGCCGACTACCTCGGCCAGGCCCCGGTGCGCGAGCAGATGGACATCTACATCGCGGCGGCCAAGGCGCGTGGCGATGCGCTGGACCATGTGCTGATCTTCGGGCCCCCCGGCCTGGGCAAGACCACCCTCAGCCACGTCATCGCCAATGAACTGGGCGTGGCCCTGCGTGTGACCTCCGGCCCGGTCATCGAAAAGGCCGGCGACCTGGCCGCGCTGCTGACCAACCTGCAGCCGCACGACGTGCTGTTCATCGACGAAATCCACCGCCTCTCGCCCGTGGTCGAGGAAGTGCTGTACCCGGCGATGGAGGATTTCCAGATCGACATCATGATCGGCGAGGGCCCTGCCGCCCGCTCGATCAAGATCGACCTGCCGCCATTCACCCTGATCGGCGCCACCACCCGCGCGGGCCTGCTGACCGCGCCGCTGCGCGACCGCTTCGGCATCGTCCAGCGCCTGGAGTTCTACAGCGTCGAGGAGCTGACCCGCATCGTGCGGCGTTCGGCGGCCATCCTCGGCATCGACTGCACCGCCGAGGGCGCGGCCGAGATCGCCCGCCGTGCCCGTGGCACCCCCCGTATCGCCAACCGCCTGCTGCGCCGCGTGCGCGACTATGCCCAGGTCAAGGCGGGCGGGCATATCGACGAGCCGGTGGCACAGGCCGCCATGCAGATGCTCAAGGTCGACCCGGAGGGCTTCGACGAGCTCGACCGGCGCCTGCTGCGGACCATGGTCGATTATTTCGACGGTGGTCCGGTGGGCATCGAATCACTGGCCGCGGCCCTGTCCGAAGAGCGGGGCACGCTGGAAGACGTGGTCGAGCCCTACCTGATCCAGCAGGGCTTCCTGGTGCGCACCGCGCGCGGCCGCATGGCCACCCACAAGGCCTACCGGCACATGGGCCTGAAGCCCAGGGCCGCGCCCACGGACCTGTTCGCCGGGCAGGATGAACATGGTTGA